CTCTGCACCTCACTCATGTCTCGGTTCTCGCTGCCTCTTCTCTTTGCTTCTCCTTCACCCCACCCATGACCTATTCCTTTGGGGGTGGGATGATGTGGGAGACCTGCTCTGAACTTCTCCTCATTCCTCGGCCCCCCGTTCTCTCCCCACTCACCCCCTCTCTGCGTATGTGGCCCTGTGGATGCCCCCAGCCTTCTGGGCCTTCCTCTGGTTCGTGGGCTTTTGCTTCCTAGCCAACCAGTGGCAGGTCTCCAAGCCCAAGGACAACCCGCTGAACGAAGGGACGGACGCGGCCCGGGCCGCCATcaccttctccttcttctccatCTTCACTTGGGTGAGTGCAGCCACCCACTGAGCCACACTCATCTGCCCCTAGTGGAGCCCCCAGGCTGGTGGCCTTTCAACATAGCAGGGATTGGCGTCTGTTTGTCCTCTCCTTTCTCGGTCCACTTACCTTTGGAGCGGGCAGCACAGTGCTTCCTCCCTGGGGAAGGAGACCACTGCATTTGCTAAGGAGGACAGCCACTTGGTGACACCAGACTCTCGCTTTGGTACAGAACATCCTTCCTGTAGGCCATGGACACCCTCAACTACTCTAGGTGGTTGGTATTTATTACCCCCTTTTATAGAAAAGAAAGCCAAGGCTTAGACAGGAAGCTGAGGCCTTCAAAGATATGAGGCTGGGAAGAAGCCAGGCCTGGAGTCAGGAAACCTGGATCACATCCTGGGGCTGTGCCTAATTCTCCAGGCCTCAatcttcccatctgtaaaatggggggggggggtgggattgGATATGGGTGTGTATGCAGAGCGGTCACAAACTCAGAAACCTACAGGGCCAGGCAGGATGTGGGGATGGGTGAGGCAGGCCAGTGCCATGTTCTTGCCTGTTCAGAAAGGACACCCTTTGCCTGGCTCCTGGTGCCAGCAGGAATGGGGACCCCCAAGGCCACAGAAGCCAGAAATCTGAATTGTAATGTGAAATCTGATCTTTACATGTCAGGCATTTattcaagtttaaaaaaatattttgagggcCCACAGCCGGACAGCAATGCTGGCCCCTCCCTTTCCCTGGTTCTAGCCAATCTCGTTGTCTTTCTTCTTCTCACCCAAACTCCTGCCTTCAGAGATCTGGGGCCACTCAATTCCaggcccccctcccccgccacctcctccacccccccccccacccctcaccAAGGACATCCCTCAGTCCTTGGCCCAGCCTTCTACGAGGAGGGGGCCTTGGCACTCCGTGAAGCCACACTACAGCCAGCGCCCCCCTGCTCCTTCACCCTCCTGAGCCCACCCTGGGGTGGCTTCTTTTTCTTTGAAGGTCCCTGTATGTCCATTTTCCTTGGTCCCCCCACTATCATATTGGGAGCTAGAGTATAGAGGGGCCTGTGGTTCAGCCCCTGGCAGGCCAGCTGTGGTCACTTTAGCCCCTGATGTCCTCAAGGCTGGATAGGAAAAACCAAGTGACCCCAGGGGATCTCAGGCCAGAGAAGATGCCTAAAGTGGGGACCACCCAGCCCAACAGGGAGGAGTTTGGGCGATGTGTACACTGACATGGGGGTGGGGTTGGCTCACAGAGGTTGGTGGATGATTGGATACCAGCATTTCCAGGAGTGAGTCTGAAGGACCTTGACTGAAAGGCACCTGCCCCACTGCTGAAGCCAGCCTCCTTGCTGGACCCTGCCGGCCTCACCCccactctctcctggcagagcctgACCGCAGCCCTGGCCGTGCGGAGATTCAAGGACCTTACCTTCCAGGAAGAGTACAACACGCTGTTCCCCAGCATGGCACAGCCCTAGGCCTCCCGGTTCGCAGGAGCAGGAGCCCTGTGTCATGCCCGGTGGCCAGGTTGCAGGGGCACACCTAGTGCCTGGAATGCATTTATCCCCAGAGGGCCGAACAACCAGAACACCAGGGCTGGAGGGCTGGCTTGAGGAGCCAGTTCGGAGTgaccactcactcattcattcatcaccTCCTTTGTGTGTTCTCCGTGTGTTCATTCActtagtaaacatttattgagcagctgGCTTGTGCCTAGTGGTGAATCAGACAGGGTCCCTGACCGAGGAGCCCACAGTCTGGGGAGGGGCAAGACTGGGGTGCTAAGTCTCCCAAAATGGACTGCCATGGGCTGTTAAGGGGCTGGAGGTGGCTccacacatgggttgccagggGTGTCGAAGGTTCGAGGTGCTGAGCTGTGAAAACTGACCACCCATCCCATGATGGTAGCGTGAAGGATGGTCTTCACAGTCCCCAGGGAGACTGGCTGCCGAGGAAGGCCTGGCTTAGGACGTCAGAGGGCCCCTGGCCCCACTCTGCTCTCACgggctgtgtggccctgggcaaaCCCCTGcacctctctgaggctcagtcCACATCCTGGAGGgggtgataatggtgatgatggtgaggatgaAAGAAAGCCCAGGACAGGGCTTGGCACaggaatgctcaataaatgtaaactcatgttccttcattcatttattcattctctccAGGGAGTCAGGGGCGCCTCCATAATCTCTACTTCCGGAGTGATTTTCATGTGGGGAATCTTTGTTCTTCCAGAGGACTCTGGCCCCCAGTTCTCCACTGGTTTCTTTCTTGGGACCATCAGCTGCCTGAGCAGGAACCTAcccatccctccactctctgcAGGAGTTGAGGAGGTAGTAGAGCAGCAACAGGCCCCCCAAGCAACTCCTCAGCCATGCTAGGGGCTGAGCGCACAGGCAGTGAGCTTCCCGGCATTGGGAGCATACAAGTGCAGGCTGCTTGCTGCACGGTGGAGATGCTGCAGAGTATACCTACTCTGTGGGAAGCAGGACCAGGGGCCCACCAGGTTGCTGGGCTCTGAGCAGAATGCCCAGCCTTCCCTTGGCACCCCAGCCCACCAGGGGCCCATGTTCCTCCTTTGCTCCTGTCTGGTGGCCCCTTGAGCTAGTTGGCCAAGGTGGACCTTGATTCGGCGGAGGCAGAGGAGTGATGGCAGGGACAGCACTAGGTGCTGGTAGCCAGAGGCCTTTCCCTGGAAGGGTCCACAGAGGTCTGCCTCCTCAGGAAACCAGCCTGGACAGTGAAGCCAGGGAGCTCTGGGAAAAGCGAGTCTGCAGACCTTTCATTCATTCCCTAACTGCTGTTGTGGACTTGCCAACAGCCTAGGCTGCCTAAGACCTGACCCCTGCCCAGGGCAGTTCACTGCCCCCGCCGCTTCTCGAGGCTCCAGCGTCTGAGCGCTTAGCAGCCAGGACCTcataccaaccaaaaaaaccaaaccccattccgactcatagtgatcctataggacagtgtagaactgccccatagggcttccaaggagcacctggtggattcgaactgccgaacttttggttagcaaccaaactcttaaccactatgccaccagggtttgcctcataccaacatagtggaaaaactgAAGGGGGCCACACTAATTTCCCACAGCCCAACTTCTTTAGGCCTGGTCTCCTTTTCCCAGACCCTAGCACTTGGCCTTAAACAGCCACTTCCCAGGAATCCTCCCCCCAGCTCTTTCTGAAATCAGCACAAATCAGAAACTAATGCCTAGTCACTGGGCTTCTGGAACTTTCTGAAATAAAATGCCAAGCGCACTTCTCTCCCTAGCTTTCACCAGGTGACCCTTTGGAGTTCCTGGTTAACTCAGTGCCTTGTCAGGAGACTGATCAaagggagggagacagagagaaccCTGGCCTGGGAAGGAGCAGGACCCCCACGAGTTCCTGGTTAACTCAGTGCCTTGTCAGGAGATTGATCAaagggagggagacagagagaaccCTGGCCTGGGAAGGAGCAGGACCCCCACATCCAGGTCTGGACTCTGGACCCGACTGCCACAGGCCTCAGCCTTCTCTAGGCCTCAATCTCCCCAGCCCCAAAATGGCGTAGGTAGGGCATTAGCATTTTCTCATCACAGGCAGGTTTCCTTGGGCTGGAACGCTTCCTGGGGAAGGCTGTGACTGTGAACCTGTAAACTCTGTAATCATTCTTATTGACGAAGGTCATTTACTCCCTAGCTCAGTGTGGCCAGTGCCATTGTCTTTAATAACAGTGTAATTGCTTTTATCAAAAAAGAATTTCCTAATTATGCATGGATGCTAGAGACGAGTCTTCCCTAAACTGAGTTCTATGAAAAAAGGGTATCTGCGGTTGGTTGCAGAGGCTTGGCGAATGTTGCTTGCCATAGTTTCTCCCTTGGAGACTCCCGGCGTGCACTAAGTAGCAAAGGCTCTGACAAGTCCTATGGTTCTGTAAGCTATTTCACTCTGTTTAACTCAACTTCGCAAACTTCTTTGACCAAATGTTTTGGTTAGAATTAGATTTAGTCACAATTGATGGAAATCCCAAATCACAGTGACTTCAGCCAGGCCTTGGTCTGGGGAGGCAGCCCAGGGCTGACATACCAGCTCCAGAAGTCCTTTGTGACCCAGGCCTCCTCCATCTCTACAATTTGCCCTGTGTCCTCATGGTCCAGTATGGCAACTAGAGCTCCAGCCATCACATCCACATTCCAGGCATCAGGTTGAAGGATGAAATGAAGAACATGGATGCCCCATTGGCCAGAACATAGTCACATGACCATGCCTAGCTACAAGAGAGACGAAGAAGAGTGGCTtttaggagatgccaacagtttTCTGCCCCACCAAGAAATTCTTTTTCCCCATTCCACGTAACACCCCTGAGAACATAGCTTAAGAAGGATACTGTAGGCTCTTGGGCCACTTTAACATTCAACAGTGGAGGCCCAGAGTGGCTACTGAGATTGGGGGGAATCAAGGGGTGACTGATGAGCTTCTTTCTAGCTGGTCAATGTGTCTGGGGCCCTGGGGGGTGCTGTGAGGATGGTCTTCCTTGCCTTTGGTCCAGCTAGGTTTCCTCTTTGGTTCTAAAGGACCTTTAACCTCTTATTGCCTCTGTCCTGTGAACTAACTGTCACTAACCCAGTGCTCTTGTCTGTCTCTCTTGTCTCTCCCCTAACCATCCCTACCTGCCTATCCTTGTCCCTGCTGGCCTTCCCCAGGTGGGCCAGGCAGTGCTGGCCTTCAAGCGGTACCAGATTGGCGCCGACTCGGCCCTGTTCTCCCAGGACTACATGGACCCCAGCCAGGACTCCAGCATGCCTTACGCCCCCTACGTGGAGCCCACCGCTGGGCCAGATCCTACTGGCATGGGCGGCACCTACCAGCAGCCGGCCAACGCCTTCGATGCCGAGCCCCAGGGCTACCAGTCACAGGGCTACTGAGCCACAGTGACCGCCTCCCCCTGCCCGCCCCTGCCCCACCGACCCTATCTATGCCCCTTCCTCCACACCCAGCCCCCTGCTCCCTCCCAGGCCACCCTGCCCAGTGCCTCTTTAGCCTCGGAGTTGTCCCACTGAGTTCCAGGGAGGCTTGGGGTGGGATGTAGGCAGCAAGCTGTTGGGGGGCTGTCCACGTGTGTGTGCAAGTACGTCCAAGGGCATGTGCCCAGCACGGGCCTGGAGGGTGGTGACTAGGGGTGCTTGCATTCATTCATTGCGTCATTGAGCATTTATTGggtgcctactgtgtgtcaggccgGTGCTTGGCACAGGTGGTGAAGGAGCCAGAAGTGGTCCCAGATGGGGAAAAATGAGATGAGGAAGAGGGGCCGTGGGCACCAGAGATGAGAATGAGGGGAACAATAGACCTGGGAGGGCTGGGGAGGCATGCTGGGAAGGTTTGGCTCGGCCATAG
The DNA window shown above is from Elephas maximus indicus isolate mEleMax1 chromosome 4, mEleMax1 primary haplotype, whole genome shotgun sequence and carries:
- the SYNGR1 gene encoding synaptogyrin-1 isoform X1; translation: MEGGAYGAGKAGGAFDPYTLVRQPHTILRVVSWVFSIVVFGSIVNEGYLNIPDEAEGGKEFCIYNRNPNACSYGVTVGVLAFLTCLLYLALDVYFPQISSVKDRKKAVLSDIGVSAFWAFLWFVGFCFLANQWQVSKPKDNPLNEGTDAARAAITFSFFSIFTWVGQAVLAFKRYQIGADSALFSQDYMDPSQDSSMPYAPYVEPTAGPDPTGMGGTYQQPANAFDAEPQGYQSQGY